In Thunnus thynnus unplaced genomic scaffold, fThuThy2.1 SCAFFOLD_41, whole genome shotgun sequence, a genomic segment contains:
- the LOC137178737 gene encoding uncharacterized protein — MALEQCKMGLNEAATQHDEKNRDADKGQTNVKQEQQREELGVKMYSPRPTGQSFYPQREATSEPQGVQEITKYLIRREMMSAGFLKFNDRPENYWSWKASFQSATNDLHLSAREEIDLLVKWLGLESSEQAKRIRSVHVFNPAAALHLVWQRLEESYGSPEVVEHALLKKIEDFPKLTNKDNVKLRELGDILQEIECAKEGGYLPGLSYMDTARGVNPIVDKLPHSLQEKWIATGSRYKEEHRVAFPPFSFFSSFIRQQAKIRNDPSFAFTPPSNQSSKTEKYIKSGSRASVNVHKTDIPQESSTIQSSSVEKKMESPDKQCPIHKKPHPLRKCRSFRAKSLEERKSFLKEKHICFKCCGSTQHLAKNCRETIKCMECGSERHISALHPGPPPTAKETIEAETCDGGEVNENVVTPVTSKCTEICGNVDIQCSCSKISPVIVYPAGKREDARKMYAVLDEQSNKSLAKSEFFHLFNITTSSEPYTLKTCSGVVTAMGRRAKNFMIESQDGKIRLPLPKLIECDMIPDDRREIPSPDVARHHSHLQRVADKIPPVDPDAPILLLLGRDILQLHKVREQINGPNSTPYAQRLDLGWVIVGEVCLGATHKPTTVNVLKTHVLSNGRSSFLSPCPNKILVKENFNHMPSHHSCSPSFCSEEEYHRGNIDKLGSAVFEKTRDDDKPALSMDDQAFLDIMEREVYQDEGNSWVAPLPFRSPRQRLPSNRDQAMKRLSSLRKILDRKPVMKKQYIDFMKKMLENDHAEPASSLEKYKENWYLPSFGVYHPQKPDQLRVVFDSSAEHDGVSLNKVLLSGPDLNNTLLGVLLRFRKESVAFIADVQQMFYCFVVREDHRDYLRFLWYEDNDLSKNVRDYRMKVHVFGNSPSPAVAIYCMRRAAFEGEREHGLDAKQFVVRHFYVDDGLASVPTHEEAIDILTNTQKMLAESNLTLHKIASNSHKVMEAFPAHERATDLKDLDLRLDDLPLQRSLGVLWSLKTDSFTFQVSKEERPYTRRGVLATVNSLYDPLGFVAPVTMQGKALLRELSAEQNGWDEPLPSEKEEEWNRWKESLKDLQCLQIARCYVPFSQSSAQRRELCIFSDASTMAIGAVAYLRAINNEGQCHVGFIMGKSKLAPRPAHTVPRLELCAAVLAVELYDLLRDEIDADMDAVKFFTDSKIVLGYIYNNTKRFYTYVANRVTRIRKSTHPEQWHYVSSENNPADHATRPVHASQLQHTNWFSGPSFLAQSKPEPSQSDIFSLIDPEADVEVRPDVTSLITKTSEVQIKSHRFERFSHWMTLCRTMASLIRVAASFKKTSDQSKCRGWKCYSEPSTVSELHRAKSVIILTVQHEIFKEEFRCVNMKQALPKQSPLTKLNPILDEDGLLRIGGRLGSATLTKEEKHPLIIPHTHHIASLLVRYYHEKVAHQGRHITEGAIRAAGLWIIGSKRLVSSVIYKCVICRRLRGTLQIQKMADLPADRLSPMPPFTNVGLDVFGPWTVLTRRTRGGSADSKRWAVLFTCMSTRAVHIELVESMSTSSFINALRRFFSIRGPAKLLRSDRGTNFIGACKELSIDHRDATLNSYLQEKGCTWQFNPPYSSHMGGSWERLIGVARRILDAMLIQSAHTRVTHEVLSTLMAEVMTIMNARPLVSLSTDPDMPTVLTPAMILTQKTSALSAPSGTFNPTELHTKQWKQVQCLADAFWKRWRGEYLATLQNRRKWTEDKPNIKVGDVVLLKDHQAHRNNWPVGLVIKTFPSKDNKVRKAEVRTAKEGSVKVFLRPISEMVVLLSEGQ, encoded by the coding sequence ATGGCGCTTGAGCAATGTAAAATGGGCTTAAATGAAGCAGCCACCCAACAtgatgagaaaaacagagatgCTGATAAAGGACAAACTAATGtcaaacaagaacaacaaaggGAGGAATTAGGAGTTAAAATGTACTCCCCACGACCAACAGGACAGTCCTTTTACCCTCAAAGGGAGGCCACATCCGAGCCTCAGGGTGTGCAAGAAATAACAAAGTATCTAATCCGTCGCGAAATGATGAGTGCAGGTTTTCTCAAATTCAATGACCGTCCTGAGAATTATTGGTCATGGAAGGCATCATTTCAAAGTGCTACCAATGACCTACACCTTTCAGCCAGAGAAGAAATAGATTTATTAGTAAAATGGCTTGGTTTAGAGTCTTCAGAGCAGGCTAAGAGAATTCGCTCTGTGCATGTGTTCAACCCTGCAGCAGCCCTCCACTTAGTCTGGCAACGACTAGAAGAAAGTTATGGGTCACCGGAAGTAGTTGAACATGCACTGCTAAAAAAGATTGAAGATTTTCCTAAACTTACCAACAAAGATAATGTCAAGCTAAGAGAGTTGGGTGACATTCTTCAGGAGATAGAGTGTGCAAAAGAAGGTGGATATCTGCCAGGCTTGTCTTATATGGACACGGCTCGTGGAGTAAATCCCATTGTGGACAAGCTACCTCACAGCTTACAAGAGAAATGGATTGCCACGGGTTCTAGATATAAGGAGGAACACAGAGTCGCATTTCCCCCTTTCAGTTTTTTCTCCAGCTTTATAAGACAGCAGGCAAAAATAAGAAACGACCCTAGTTTTGCCTTTACACCACCCAGCAACCAGAGTTCAAAAACtgagaaatacataaaaagtgGCAGCAGAGCTAGTGTAAATGTACACAAAACTGACATTCCACAAGAGTCCTCAACTATCCAGAGTAGCTCTGTTGAGAAGAAAATGGAAAGTCCTGATAAGCAATGCCCCATACATAAAAAACCCCACCCTCTCAGAAAATGTAGGAGTTTCAGAGCTAAGTCTTTGGAAGAGCGGAAATCATTCCTGAAGGAAAAGCACATTTGTTTCAAGTGTTGTGGGTCAACGCAGCATCTGGCAaaaaactgcagagagacaaTTAAATGTATGGAGTGTGGTAGTGAAAGACACATTTCAGCTCTACATCCTGGCCCTCCTCCCACTGCAAAGGAAACCATCGAAGCCGAAACATGTGATGGCGGGGAGGTGAATGAAAATGTAGTCACTCCAGTCACATCCAAATGCACAGAGATTTGTGGTAATGTAGATATTCAATGCTCATGCTCCAAAATCAGCCCTGTGATAGTGTATCCTGCTGGAAAAAGAGAGGATGCAAGGAAAATGTACGCAGTGCTTGACGAGCAGAGTAATAAGTCACTTGCCAAATCTgagtttttccatctttttaaCATCACAACCTCATCAGAACCGTACACACTGAAAACCTGCTCTGGCGTAGTCACAGCTATGGGCAGAAGAGCTAAAAACTTCATGATTGAATCACAGGATGGAAAAATACGACTCCCCCTCCCAAAATTAATTGAATGTGATATGATTCCTGATGACCGCAGAGAGATTCCATCCCCTGACGTAGCACGTCATCACTCACACCTACAGCGAGTTGCAGACAAGATTCCGCCTGTGGATCCAGATGCTCCCATCCTTCTGCTCCTGGGTCGAGATATACTGCAGTTGCACAAGGTGAGGGAGCAGATCAATGGACCTAACAGTACACCTTATGCGCAGCGGCTAGACCTTGGGTGGGTCATAGTGGGTGAAGTCTGTCTGGGGGCAACTCATAAGCCAACAACTGTTAATGTGCTAAAAACGCATGTTCTCAGTAATGGTCGTTCATCCTTCCTCAGTCCATGTCCAAACAAAATCCTGGTGAAGGAGAATTTCAACCACATGCCATCTCATCACAGCTGTTCTCCATCTTTTTGTTCTGAGGAAGAATACCACAGGGGGAACATAGACAAGCTGGGATCTGcagtttttgagaaaactaGAGATGATGACAAGCCAGCACTCTCAATGGACGATCAAGCTTTCCTTGACATAATGGAGAGAGAAGTTTATCAGGATGAAGGGAACAGCTGGGTGGCACCGTTACCATTCCGCTCCCCCAGACAGCGACTTCCAAGTAACAGAGATCAAGCGATGAAGCGACTTTCTTCTCTCAGGAAAATATTGGACAGAAAACCTGTAATGAAGAAGCAGTACATTGACTTTATGAAGAAAATGCTTGAAAATGACCATGCAGAGCCTGCTTCTTCACTggagaaatataaagaaaattgGTACTTACCATCATTCGGGGTATACCACCCCCAAAAACCTGATCAGTTGAGAGTGGTGTTTGACTCAAGCGCTGAACATGATGGAGTGTCTTTAAACAAAGTGCTTCTTAGCGGACCTGATTTGAACAACACCCTCTTGGGCGTTCTCCTCCGCTTCAGAAAAGAGTCTGTAGCATTCATAGCTGATGTGCAACAAATGTTCTATTGTTTCGTGGTACGTGAAGACCACAGAGACTACCTCAGATTTCTATGGTACGAAGATAACGACCTCAGCAAAAATGTGAGAGACTATAGAATGAAAGTTCACGTGTTTGGAAACAGCCCCTCACCAGCTGTGGCCATCTATTGCATGAGGAGGGCTGCATTTGAGGGTGAGAGAGAACACGGCCTTGATGCCAAGCAGTTTGTAGTGAGACATTTTTATGTCGATGATGGTCTTGCATCTGTACCTACCCACGAAGAAGCTATCGACATCTTGACAAATACTCAAAAGATGTTAGCAGAGTCCAATCTGACATTACATAAGATAGCATCCAACAGCCACAAGGTCATGGAAGCTTTCCCAGCACATGAGCGAGCCACAGATTTGAAGGATTTGGACCTCAGATTGGATGATCTCCCTCTACAGCGTAGTTTGGGAGTCCTGTGGAGCCTGAAAACAGACAGTTTCACATTCCAAGTTTCCAAAGAGGAAAGACCATACACTCGGAGAGGTGTTCTAGCCACGGTCAACAGTTTGTATGACCCTTTAGGGTTTGTGGCTCCTGTGACAATGCAAGGAAAAGCCCTACTCCGTGAACTCTCAGCTGAGCAAAATGGCTGGGATGAACCACTGCCTTcggaaaaggaggaagaatgGAACAGATGGAAAGAATCTCTAAAAGATCTCCAATGTCTTCAGATAGCAAGGTGCTATGTTCCTTTTTCACAGTCCTCCGCCCAAAGAAGAGAACTGTGCATCTTTTCAGATGCATCTACAATGGCTATCGGAGCTGTAGCTTACTTAAGAGCCATTAATAATGAAGGTCAGTGCCATGTAGGGTTTATCATGGGCAAATCCAAACTAGCCCCACGGCCTGCTCACACTGTACCACGGCTGGAGTTATGTGCAGCTGTTCTGGCTGTGGAACTGTATGACCTACTAAGAGATGAGATTGACGCTGACATGGATGCTGTCAAATTCTTCACTGACAGTAAGATAGTCCTCGGCTACATATATAACAACACCAAGAGGTTTTACACATATGTTGCCAATAGAGTGACTCGCATCCGAAAATCTACACATCCTGAGCAATGGCACTATGTCTCTTCAGAGAACAATCCAGCAGATCACGCAACAAGGCCTGTTCATGCTTCCCAACTTCAACACACAAACTGGTTTTCTGGACCATCATTCCTAGCACAATCCAAGCCAGAACCATCACAGTCAGACATCTTCTCTCTGATAGATCCTGAAGCAGATGTAGAGGTACGGCCTGACGTCACATCTCTAATCACTAAAACTTCAGAAGTCCAGATAAAGTCACATCGCTTTGAAAGGTTTTCTCATTGGATGACCTTGTGTCGCACCATGGCATCACTAATTCGTGTTGCAGCATCATTCAAGAAGACATCTGATCAAAGCAAATGCCGTGGATGGAAGTGTTACAGTGAGCCGAGCACCGTGAGTGAGCTCCACAGAGCAAAGTCTGTGATTATTCTCACTGTGCAGCATGAGATCTTCAAGGAAGAATTCAGATGTGTTAATATGAAGCAAGCACTGCCAAAACAAAGTCCACTCACAAAGTTAAACCCCATTCTTGACGAAGATGGATTACTCAGGATTGGAGGTCGCCTGGGATCGGCAACTCTtacaaaggaagaaaaacatccaCTTATCATCCCCCATACTCACCACATCGCCTCTCTCTTGGTGAGATACTACCATGAGAAGGTAGCTCACCAGGGCCGTCATATCACAGAAGGAGCGATTAGAGCAGCAGGATTGTGGATTATCGGGAGCAAACGCCTGGTCTCATCAGTTATCTACAAATGTGTCATCTGTCGTAGGCTTAGAGGAACACTTCAGATCCAAAAGATGGCAGATTTGCCAGCTGACAGACTCTCACCAATGCCACCCTTCACCAATGTCGGTCTTGATGTTTTCGGTCCATGGACTGTGTTGACACGTCGCACAAGGGGAGGCAGTGCAGACAGCAAACGGTGGGCAGTTCTTTTCACATGCATGTCAACAAGAGCTGTGCACATCGAACTTGTTGAATCAATGTCCACATCCAGCTTCATTAATGCATTGAGAAGATTTTTCTCTATTCGTGGACCTGCAAAACTTCTCCGCTCAGACAGAGGTACTAATTTTATTGGTGCCTGTAAAGAATTGAGTATTGATCACAGGGATGCTACGCTGAACAGTTACCTTCAGGAAAAAGGCTGTACATGGCAATTTAATCCCCCATATTCCTCACATATGGGTGGTTCATGGGAAAGACTTATTGGTGTTGCAAGACGAATCTTGGATGCAATGCTTATTCAGTCTGCACATACTCGAGTCACACATGAAGTACTGAGTACCTTAATGGCTGAGGTGATGACAATAATGAATGCAAGACCATTGGTGTCATTGTCTACAGACCCCGACATGCCAACTGTCCTTACACCAGCAATGATCTTGACTCAGAAGACGAGTGCTCTATCAGCACCCTCCGGCACCTTTAACCCAACAGAGCTCCACACAAAACAGTGGAAACAGGTTCAGTGTCTTGCAGACGCCTTTTGGAAGAGATGGAGGGGGGAATACCTTGCCACTCTTCAGAATCGAAGGAAATGGACAGAGGACAAGCCCAACATCAAAGTTGGAGACGTTGTCTTGCTCAAGGATCACCAAGCTCACAGGAACAACTGGCCTGTAGGACTTGTTATTAAGACATTCCCCAGCAAAGACAACAAGGTTCGCAAGGCAGAAGTAAGGACAGCAAAAGAAGGGAGTGTGAAAGTGTTTCTGAGACCGATATCAGAGATGGTTGTCCTTTTGTCTGAGGGACAATAG